The following coding sequences lie in one Rhinolophus ferrumequinum isolate MPI-CBG mRhiFer1 chromosome 16, mRhiFer1_v1.p, whole genome shotgun sequence genomic window:
- the MTG1 gene encoding mitochondrial ribosome-associated GTPase 1, with the protein MRLSPRALCRAARPAWRESFSLDGRDVARWFPGHMAKGLKKMQSSLKLVDCIVEVHDARIPLSGRNPLFQETLGIKPHLLVLNKMDLADLSQRQKIIQHLEREGLKNVIFTNCIKDENIKQVIPAVTDLVGSSCRYHRGEHVELCLMVIGVPNVGKSSLINALRRQHLRKGKATRVGGEPGITRAVMSRIQVCERPLMFLLDTPGVLAPRIESVETGLKLALCGTVLDHLVGAETLADYLLYTLNRQRLFGYVQHYGLDAACDDVVSVLKRVAVRLGKTQKVKVLTGTGDVTVVQPDYPAAAHDFLRTFRRGLLGAVMLDRDVLQGPPDP; encoded by the exons ATGAGGCTGAGCCCGCGCGCGCTGTGTAGAGCCGCCCGGCCCGCCTGGCGGGAGAGCTTTTCTCTGGATGGTCGCGACGTGGCGCGTTGGTTCCCGGGCCACATGGCCAAAG GGCTGAAGAAGATGCAGAGCAGCCTAAAGCTGGTGGACTGTATCGTGGAGGTCCATGATGCCCGG ATCCCGCTTTCAGGCCGCAACCCTCTGTTCCAGGAAACCCTGGGGATTAAGCCACACTTGCTCGTGCTCAACAAGATGGACCTGGCAGACCTGAGCCAGCGGCAG AAAATTATACAGCACTTAGAAAGAGAAGGcctaaaaaatgtcatttttaccaACTGTATAAAGGATGAAAATATCAAGCAG GTCATCCCGGCGGTCACAGACTTGGTCGGAAGCAGCTGCCGCTATCACCGAGGAGAG CACGTGGAGCTCTGCCTCATGGTCATCGGGGTCCCCAATGTGGGCAAGTCCTCCCTCATCAACGCGCTCAGGAGACAGCACCTCAGGAAAG GAAAAGCCACAAGGGTGGGTGGCGAGCCTGGGATCACCAGAGCTGTGATGTCCAGAATTCAG GTGTGTGAGCGGCCGCTGATGTTCCTTCTGGACACCCCCGGGGTGCTGGCTCCTCGGATCGAGAGTGTGGAGACGGGCCTGAAGCTGGCCCTGTGTG GGACCGTGCTGGACCACCTGGTGGGGGCGGAGACCCTGGCCGACTACCTTCTCTACACCCTCAACAGGCAGCGGCTCTTTGG GTACGTGCAGCACTATGGCCTGGACGCGGCCTGTGATGACGTGGTGAGCGTGCTGAAGCGTGTGGCCGTGAGGCTGGGCAAGACGCAGAAGGTCAAGGTCCTCACGGGTACAG GTGACGTGACCGTGGTCCAGCCTGACTACCCCGCAGCGGCCCACGACTTCCTTCGCACCTTCCGCCGAGGGCTGCTGGGCGCCGTGATGCTGGACCGGGACGTGCTGCAGGGCCCTCCGGACCCCTGA